The Mesorhizobium sp. M1D.F.Ca.ET.043.01.1.1 genome contains a region encoding:
- a CDS encoding DeoR/GlpR family DNA-binding transcription regulator, producing MIHSKRHGEILRLLNEEGTVTIASLAERLGVSLETVRRDVRPLTDEGSILKMHGAVSLPSMAGEAPFERRMRENAEAKRLIARMVAATIRDGESIMLDTGTTTSFLARELLGHRRLTVVTNSSDIARTLATVNGNKVYMAGGELRSDSGAAFGATAIEFVSRFSVSHAVISIGAVDAVAGLTDYELEEAEFARMVLSRGQRSLVITDHTKFGRQGLVQVCGFDGFSELATDQPPPRDIAAALSQAGARLSIAAA from the coding sequence ATGATCCACTCGAAACGGCATGGCGAGATCCTGCGGCTCCTCAACGAGGAGGGCACCGTCACCATTGCCAGCTTGGCCGAGCGCCTGGGCGTGTCGCTGGAGACGGTACGGCGCGACGTCCGGCCGCTCACCGACGAGGGATCGATCCTGAAGATGCACGGCGCCGTCAGCCTGCCCTCGATGGCGGGAGAAGCGCCGTTCGAACGCCGCATGCGCGAGAATGCCGAGGCAAAGCGCCTGATTGCCCGAATGGTCGCGGCCACCATCCGCGACGGCGAGTCGATCATGCTCGACACCGGCACCACCACTTCCTTCCTGGCGCGCGAGCTGCTCGGCCATCGCCGGCTGACGGTGGTCACCAATTCGTCCGACATCGCCCGCACGCTGGCGACAGTCAACGGCAACAAGGTCTACATGGCCGGCGGCGAGCTGCGCAGCGATTCAGGCGCTGCCTTCGGCGCCACCGCGATCGAGTTCGTCAGTCGCTTCTCGGTCAGCCACGCCGTGATCTCCATCGGCGCGGTCGACGCCGTCGCCGGCCTGACCGACTACGAACTGGAGGAGGCCGAATTCGCCCGCATGGTGCTGTCGCGCGGCCAGCGCTCGCTGGTCATCACCGACCACACCAAATTCGGCCGGCAGGGGCTGGTTCAGGTCTGCGGCTTCGACGGCTTTTCCGAGCTGGCCACCGACCAGCCGCCGCCGCGCGACATCGCCGCCGCGCTCAGCCAGGCCGGAGCGCGGCTCAGCATCGCCGCGGCCTGA